TATCGCGCTTCTCAATGCCCTGCTGACGCACGACTTCAACGTCGAATACGTCTCTTCCTACTCTAGCTCAACGCTTCCAGTCCAATACACGGTCGCTTCGCTCTGGGGCGGACAGAAAGGCTCGCTGCTCTTTTGGACCTTTATTCTGACGATCTTTTCGACAATCGTTCTCCTCCAGAACCGCAACAAGAATCGTGAACTCATGCCCTATGTGACGGCCACCCTTATGGTCATCACACTGTTCTTTCTCGGCATGCTCAATTTCATCACCCCACCGTTTGAACGGCTCTCGTTCACACCCAAAGAAGGCTCGGATCTTAACCCGTTGTTACAAAATTACTGGATGACATTGCATCCACCATCGTTGTACCTCGGGTACGTCAGTGCCTCGGTACCATTTGCATTCGCGATTGCAGCCCTGGTCACCGGTAAGCTCGGCGATGTGTGGATTCGCACTACCCGACGTTGGGCACTGACATCATGGTTCTTCCTGTCCATCGGCAACCTGCTTGGTGGGCGCTGGGCGTATGAAGTACTCGGCTGGGGTGGATATTGGGCCTGGGACCCAGTGGAGAACGCAGCAATTATGCCGTGGTTTACCGCGTCAGCGTATCTTCACTCCGTTATGATTCAAGAAAAGAAAAATATGCTGAAGGTGTGGAATATGGTCCTGGTTATCCTTACCTTTGCATTAACCATCTTTGGCACCTTTCTCACTCGCAGTGGTGTCATCTCATCGGTGCACTCATTCACCCAATCTGGCCTTGGTCCGTACTTCATGGCGTTCCTGATCCTTACGCTCGTCGTCTCGCTCGGACTGTTATTCTATCGCCTTCCCGAGTTGAAGAGCGAAAATGAACTTGATTCTCTCCTCTCGCGCGAAGCCGCATTTCTGTTAAATAACTGGGTGTTAGTTGGGTTAGCGTTTGCGACCTTCTGGGGGACGGTGTTCCCGGTGCTGTCGGAATGGGTACGCGGCGTGAAGATCACGGTTGGTCCGCCATTTTTCAACAAAGTGAATGGGCCACTTGGAGTCTTGCTGCTGTTGCTGACTGGTATCGGCCCCGTCATCGCCTGGCGGCGGGCAAGTGCCAAAAGCTTGCAACGCAATTTCACTATCCCATTGATTGCAGGAGTGTTGTTCGGCGCCCTCTTTTTTGTTTTCGGCTATCGCAACTACTACGCTATCGTCATCTTGTCGTTGTGCGGGTTTGTCGCAGGAGCCATTTTCTCAGAGTTTTTCCGTGGCACCCGTGCACGCCAAACAATTTTGCATGAGAGTTCTCCCCAAGCGTTTGGTCGTTTGGTTAGTAAAAATCCGCGACGCTATGGTGGCTATATCGTTCACATCGGGGTTGTCCTCATTTTTATTGGTATTGCTGGCTCCTCATTTTTCAAGATTGAAAAGCAGATTTCCTTGAAGCCTGGTGAAACGATGGAAGCTGGCCGTTACACCCTCAAGTATGAGGGCATCAAGAATAGTGAAGACGATCACGTGGCTATCCAAGCCGCAGTAGTTGCTGTTTCAGTCGAGGGACAGCAAATCGATACCATGCATCCAGAAAAGCGACTCTACAAACGACAGAACCAGCCCACCACGGAAGTCGCGCTTCGTCAGACACTGCGTGAAGATCTCTACGTGGTTCTTGGAAGCTATGATGCCCCCTCACAATTGGCGACGTTACAGGTTTTTGTGAACCCGCTGCTTTCGTGGATTTGGATTGGTGGGATTATTTTGGTGCTGGGCACCTGTGTCACCATGATGCCGAGTCCAGCCGAACGGCAAGCCTTTGCCCAAGCACGAATACCGGCAAGCAGTGGCAGTGAAGTGATGACGGATTAAGGAAGAAGTCTAGAGTCTAGAGTCCATGGTCTAGACTCTAAAATCCAACGAGAAAAAGAAGCCGCAATGGGACGTATAATCAGGGTTATTTCGGTAATTTTTTTCCTCTCTCTTCCCGCCTCCGCTCAAACAACGGTTAACCCTACCGAAGTTGAGGAATCGCTCACGTGCCAATGTTCATGTGGCTTGACGGTTCATAGTTGCAATCACTTACAGTGCAGTTTTGCCGTTCCTGCCAAGCAAACGATTGTTGAACAATTTGGTCAAGGTGTAGCGAAAGAAACGATCCTCCAATCCTTTGTCACTAAATATGGAGAAAAAGTGTTGTCCGCCCCAACGACGGTAGGGTTCAATCTGGCAGCGTGGATCACTCCGTTTTTGGCGCTGATCGTTGGCGGAGTGGCTGTTGGTCTTGTCAGCCTGCGCTGGTCGCGTCAGCGAGCACGACAAGCTGCCCCAGAGAAAACCCCGACAGATCCGCAAACCGATCAATATCGCGATCGCTTAAAGAAAGAGTTGGAAACGTTTGATTCCTAATGTTTGCTTAGACTTTGGACCTTAGACCTTGGACTCTAGACCATGACCTTTGTACTTTACCTGCTTGGCCTTTTATTAGTCAGCGCGGTTGCCTTAGCGGTCTCTGCTCCGCTTTTCTCTTATAGTGCAGAACAAGCTCCTCTGCCTGAACCAGAAGACGAAACCGTGCGTTGGGAAAAACAAAAGGCCGACGCTTATAGTGCAATCAAAGAAGCAGAGTTCGATCAACAGATGGGTAAGCTCACCGACGAAGATTATCGGATATTACGCGAGAAGTACGAAACCCGAGCGCTTGAAGCGTTGGCGCAGTTAGATCGGATTGCTGCGGCAAGAAATTCGTCGTAAAGGCGCAACATGCTGCGCCTTTACCATTACCGGACCTTCACATTAAACGCCTGCGGTCCCTTCTCACCTGGACGGACCTGAAACTCAACATCATCGCCTTCACGCAGGTCTTCCCAGTAGAGTTTCGGGGCGAGTCGCGAACGGTTAAAAAACACATCCTCACCGCCATCGTCAGAGGTAATAAATCCGAAGCCTTTGTCCTTCAGAATCTTCTTAATGGTTCCGGTCATAACACGAGTCCCCCACAGAAATACTCCTCTTGATCTAGTAGCACGAAGCAAAACAAACACAACAGCGTCTCGTCAAAAGGAACTAGCTGTTATTTGGACGTGGAATA
The genomic region above belongs to Deltaproteobacteria bacterium and contains:
- a CDS encoding heme lyase CcmF/NrfE family subunit, with protein sequence MTHLGTLALALAFVLATYSICMSVWGAISRREMWIASATNAAHAVFGCVVIAVIALLNALLTHDFNVEYVSSYSSSTLPVQYTVASLWGGQKGSLLFWTFILTIFSTIVLLQNRNKNRELMPYVTATLMVITLFFLGMLNFITPPFERLSFTPKEGSDLNPLLQNYWMTLHPPSLYLGYVSASVPFAFAIAALVTGKLGDVWIRTTRRWALTSWFFLSIGNLLGGRWAYEVLGWGGYWAWDPVENAAIMPWFTASAYLHSVMIQEKKNMLKVWNMVLVILTFALTIFGTFLTRSGVISSVHSFTQSGLGPYFMAFLILTLVVSLGLLFYRLPELKSENELDSLLSREAAFLLNNWVLVGLAFATFWGTVFPVLSEWVRGVKITVGPPFFNKVNGPLGVLLLLLTGIGPVIAWRRASAKSLQRNFTIPLIAGVLFGALFFVFGYRNYYAIVILSLCGFVAGAIFSEFFRGTRARQTILHESSPQAFGRLVSKNPRRYGGYIVHIGVVLIFIGIAGSSFFKIEKQISLKPGETMEAGRYTLKYEGIKNSEDDHVAIQAAVVAVSVEGQQIDTMHPEKRLYKRQNQPTTEVALRQTLREDLYVVLGSYDAPSQLATLQVFVNPLLSWIWIGGIILVLGTCVTMMPSPAERQAFAQARIPASSGSEVMTD
- a CDS encoding cold shock domain-containing protein; its protein translation is MTGTIKKILKDKGFGFITSDDGGEDVFFNRSRLAPKLYWEDLREGDDVEFQVRPGEKGPQAFNVKVR